The Pseudonocardia sp. HH130630-07 DNA window CCGCCCATGCCGCCGAACAGACCGGTGACGATGTTGGCGACGCCCTGGCCCCAGGACTCGCGGGTCTTGTCCGAGTGCGTCTCGGTGATGTCGTCGACGAGCTTCGCGGTCATCAGCGACTCGATCAGCCCGACCAGCGCGATCGCGATGGCCGGCGGGCCGATGATCTGCAGGGTCTCCCAGGTCGCGGGCACCGCGGGCAGTCCGAGTACCGGCAGGCTGTCGGGCAGCGCGCCCTGGTCGCCGACGGTCGGCACCGCCACGCCCGCGACGACGGTGAACCCGGTGAGCAGCACGATCGCGACCAGCGGTGCCGGGACGACCGTCGTCAGCCGGGGCAGGCCGACCAGCACGACGAGCCCGGCGACACACAGCGGGTACACCGGCCACGGCACGTCGAACAGGTACGGCAGCTGCGCGGTGAAGATGAGGACGGCCAGCGCGTTGACGAAGCCGACCATCACCATCCGCGGCAGGAACCGCATCAGCCGGGCGACCCCGGCCAGGCCGAGCGCCACCTGCAGCGCCCCGCCGAGCAGGACGGCGGCGACCAGGTATTCCAGGCCGTGCTCGCGGGTCAGCGGGGCCACGACCAGCGCGATCGCCCCGGTCGCCGCGGAGATCATCGCCCGCCGGCCGCCGACGATCGAGATCGTCACCGCCATGGTGAACGAGGCGAACAGCCCGACCCGCGGATCGACGCCGGCGATGATGGAGAACGAGATCGCCTCCGGGATCAGCGCGAGCGCCACGACCAGGCCGGAGAGGACCTCGGTCCGCAGCACCCGCGGTGACGGCCAGGACGGGCGGCCGGCCGGGAGGCCGGGCAGGGCGAAGGCAGGCATCACTACTCACAGCGGAGGGTAGGGGGGAGCGCAGGGCCCGATGACGGGCCCGGCGACGCCGGGAACCCTACTCCCGTGTGAGGGTGGCGTCCGCCGGTGTCGGTGGCCTCACACGGTCACCTCGGTATCCGACTCCGTTCGTTCCACCAGACCGTGCCCACCGCCGCCGGCATGAAAGGCGCCGGGGGGGGCGACAGGTGCGGTCCGCCGGGTGCCGCCGGGATCTCGTTCGCAGCGGCGGTCACCCGTCAGGATGAGCGCGATTGACCGTGCCCCGAGGGCACGGTGTCTGCTGGTCGTGAAGGACACGGATGCCCGAATCCGGCCGTTCGTGGCTTTCCTCCGATCACCAGAAGCAAAAGGAACCGACAGTGACAGGACCGACGGAAGACACTGCGCGGGAATCGATCACCCGCCCCGGACCGATCGCCGCCGGTGCGCCGGGTGTCCGCCCCCGGACCACGTCCCACCCGGCCGTGGACGAGTCCCGGCCGTTCGGTACCCACCTGCGGATGAGCTGGTGGAAACCACTCGTGCTCGTGCTGGCGTTGCCGCTGGTCCTCGTGGTCCTGCAGATCGCGGCCTACCAGCTCGTCGGGATCATCGAGGGTGCCGACGACCCGCTGGCCGCGGGCCTCACCCCGTTGAAGGCACTGGCCGTCAACCTGTCCATCGGCGCCACGGGTGTGGTGGCGATCCTGCTGCTGGTGTGGATGACCCGGGTGCCCGTGCGCTCGCTGTTCACCACGCGGCGGGCATTCGACGGGCGACGCCTGGTCCACTACTCGCTCGGAGCGGTGGTGCTGGTGGGGGCCGGGCTGGGAACCGTCGGCGTCGTCGCCCCCGAGTCCACGACCTGGACCACTTTCGCGATCACCGGCACGACCGTCGCACTGCTGGCGGTCACCCTGTTCACCACCCCGATCCAGGCGATCGGCGAGGAGCTGATGTACCGCTGCGTGATGTTGCCCGCGGCCGCGAGCTGGGTGCGCGCGGTCCGCCCGGCCATGATCGTCGGGCTCGCCGTCTCCGGGCTGGGCTTCGCCGCGGTCCACGGTTGGACCGACCCGTGGCTCGCCGGGTACTTCGTGGTGATCGGCGTCAGTACCGGGCTGATGGCGATCGTGAGCGGCGGAATGGAGGCGCCGATCGCCTTCCACGTCGTCAACAACGTCCTGGCCGGTGTCATCGGCAACGTGATGTCCGGCGGCGGTGAGGTCGCGATCGACCGTTCCACCGACACCGGTGACCCGTCCCTGTTGATCCTCGTCGCCGTCAACCTCGCGATGATCGCCCTGACCTGGATGTACGAGCGCAAGAGGCGTGCGGCCGGGTGAACCCCGCCGGTCAGGCCCGGGCGACGATCACCACCCCGGGGCCGATCTCGCCGGGCAGGCGGAGCTCGGCCGTCGGCTGCAGGCCGGCCTCCTCGATCAGCGCGACGAGCTGCTCGGGCTGCCACAGGTGGGTCGTCCACCGCACCGGGACGCCGCCGTAGGCCTCGGTGCGCTCGACGTCGCCGGTCCCGACGTGCGTGCCGATGATGAGCTGGCCGCCCGGCACGAGTGCCCTGGCGAAGGACGCCAGTACCTGCGGCAGGACGTCACGGGGCAGGTTGAACAGCGACCACCAGCCCAGCAGGCCGCCCCAGGCGGCCTCGCCCAGGTCGAGCTCGGTCGAGGACCCGACGCGGAACGTGCACTCCGGGTGCAGCCGGCGGGCGTTGTCGATCATCCGGGGCGAGAGGTCGACGCCGGACACGTCGACGCCGCGCCCGGCGAGGTAGCCGGTGACGGTGCCCGGCCCGCACCCCACGTCGAGCACCGGACCCAGGTCGCGCACCGCGTCGGCGAAGACGTCCATCGCGGCCCGGAGCCACGGGTGCCGGCGGACGTCGCCGAGGCCGATGGAGGCGACCATCTCGGCGTAGTTGTCGGCGACGCGGTCGTAGGACTCGCGCACGGTGTCCAGATCGGCGGGCCGGGCGGGGCGCACGCGTTCGGCCGATGGCGTGGGGTCGGTGTTCACGGGTGAGGCCTACCAGCCGGCCCCGACAGTGTCGGCGAACGACGACCGGCGTACCCGCCGGCGGCGACCACGTGCACGCCGTGCCGCCCGGCCGGTGGGCCGGGCGTCACCAGGCCAGTTCGACGCAGGCCGCGTTGAGCCCGGATCCGGCCCCCATCAGCAGGACCCGGTCGCCCCGGCCCAGG harbors:
- a CDS encoding SulP family inorganic anion transporter, whose translation is MPAFALPGLPAGRPSWPSPRVLRTEVLSGLVVALALIPEAISFSIIAGVDPRVGLFASFTMAVTISIVGGRRAMISAATGAIALVVAPLTREHGLEYLVAAVLLGGALQVALGLAGVARLMRFLPRMVMVGFVNALAVLIFTAQLPYLFDVPWPVYPLCVAGLVVLVGLPRLTTVVPAPLVAIVLLTGFTVVAGVAVPTVGDQGALPDSLPVLGLPAVPATWETLQIIGPPAIAIALVGLIESLMTAKLVDDITETHSDKTRESWGQGVANIVTGLFGGMGGCAMIGQTMINVRVGARTRLSTFLAGAFLLVLVVAAGPVVAQIPMAALVGVMIMVAVGTFDWHSVRPATLRRLPKSENLVMLATVAVTVATHNLAYGVGVGVLVAMVLFARRVAHLVEVSGELSPDGGTRTYRVTGQLFFASSNDLVFRFDYAGDPHRVVVDLTAAHVWDASTVAALDAIVTRYAAHGTTVEIVGMNENSRQRHAALAGHLGGSH
- a CDS encoding class I SAM-dependent DNA methyltransferase; this encodes MNTDPTPSAERVRPARPADLDTVRESYDRVADNYAEMVASIGLGDVRRHPWLRAAMDVFADAVRDLGPVLDVGCGPGTVTGYLAGRGVDVSGVDLSPRMIDNARRLHPECTFRVGSSTELDLGEAAWGGLLGWWSLFNLPRDVLPQVLASFARALVPGGQLIIGTHVGTGDVERTEAYGGVPVRWTTHLWQPEQLVALIEEAGLQPTAELRLPGEIGPGVVIVARA
- a CDS encoding CPBP family intramembrane glutamic endopeptidase, with the protein product MDESRPFGTHLRMSWWKPLVLVLALPLVLVVLQIAAYQLVGIIEGADDPLAAGLTPLKALAVNLSIGATGVVAILLLVWMTRVPVRSLFTTRRAFDGRRLVHYSLGAVVLVGAGLGTVGVVAPESTTWTTFAITGTTVALLAVTLFTTPIQAIGEELMYRCVMLPAAASWVRAVRPAMIVGLAVSGLGFAAVHGWTDPWLAGYFVVIGVSTGLMAIVSGGMEAPIAFHVVNNVLAGVIGNVMSGGGEVAIDRSTDTGDPSLLILVAVNLAMIALTWMYERKRRAAG